A genome region from Spirochaetota bacterium includes the following:
- the topA gene encoding type I DNA topoisomerase, translating to MNLIVVESPSKAKTIEKYLGKDYKVISTKGHIKDLPKWPIAVDIENGFEAKFVIKKDRKKEIEALKELSKKAENILIASDNDREGEAIAAHVKEIIEEEVKNANIKRVVFNEITKKAILDSLKNPRDVDQNKVSSQKARRVLDRLVGYKVSPILIKKAGGDLSAGRVQTVALRMIVEREKEREKFIPEKYYKLIGSFLIKKDLNGSNEIDRKKIDKKYIEKNKDLFLIATAINYNGKKIDSKDFEIFQTLEQLCKRYLKGELLEIKSRKSEIKNKPPYITATLQQEAFSLLNFPVKKTMLVAQTLYEGVEIGSTRMGLITYMRTDSTRVSQTAKDEVKEFIIKNYGENNYFYNEKLFSISDELSQDAHEAIRPTDVSLTPEKIKEYLNEDQFKLYSIIWERFVSSFMKPVKIEVLDISINYEGIIFKTTKRRVVEKGYLEVYKKLKLPISFEEFPDIKKGELFPLYFYELEKNFTEPPARYDEGTLIKKLKESGIGRPSTYATIVSTLKERNYVVVENKKLVPTKIGKIVCDLLVENFPEHFKYDFTREMEEELDKIENGNSNYLKVLKGFWNGFEPYLQKFLKIESVKDKIKEETSIKCELCGGKMIKKFSKYGEFVGCENYPKCKNIKNYTFGVCPQCGTGLIIKRVSKNKKKYFAGCSNFPNCNWVGFSKKLSYLKCDKCGELIVNINGEIFKCVNKDCGKEFSKDDLKKLKI from the coding sequence ATGAATCTTATTGTGGTTGAATCTCCATCTAAAGCTAAAACAATAGAAAAATATTTAGGTAAAGATTATAAAGTAATATCGACAAAAGGTCATATAAAGGATCTTCCTAAGTGGCCAATTGCTGTTGATATTGAAAATGGATTTGAGGCTAAATTTGTTATAAAAAAAGATAGAAAAAAAGAGATTGAAGCATTAAAAGAACTTTCAAAAAAAGCGGAAAATATACTAATTGCTTCGGATAATGATAGGGAAGGGGAAGCAATTGCTGCACATGTAAAAGAAATTATAGAAGAAGAAGTAAAAAATGCAAATATAAAGAGAGTAGTTTTTAATGAAATTACTAAAAAAGCAATTTTAGATTCATTAAAAAATCCTAGGGATGTTGATCAAAATAAAGTATCCTCACAAAAAGCTCGTAGAGTTTTAGATAGACTTGTTGGGTATAAAGTATCTCCAATTCTTATCAAAAAAGCTGGTGGAGATCTTTCAGCAGGACGAGTTCAAACTGTTGCTTTAAGAATGATTGTTGAAAGAGAAAAAGAACGAGAAAAATTTATTCCAGAAAAGTATTACAAATTAATAGGATCTTTTTTAATAAAAAAAGATTTAAATGGTTCAAATGAAATTGATAGAAAAAAAATAGATAAAAAATATATAGAAAAGAATAAAGATCTATTTTTGATTGCAACAGCAATAAATTATAATGGTAAAAAAATAGATTCAAAAGATTTTGAAATTTTTCAAACATTGGAACAATTATGTAAAAGGTATCTTAAAGGTGAACTATTAGAGATAAAATCAAGAAAGTCAGAAATTAAAAATAAACCCCCATATATTACTGCTACATTGCAACAGGAAGCATTTTCTTTATTAAATTTTCCAGTAAAGAAAACAATGTTGGTAGCTCAAACTTTATATGAGGGGGTTGAAATTGGCTCAACAAGAATGGGGCTTATTACATATATGAGAACTGATTCAACAAGAGTTTCCCAAACTGCTAAAGATGAAGTTAAGGAGTTCATAATTAAAAATTATGGTGAAAATAATTATTTTTACAATGAAAAGTTGTTTTCAATATCAGATGAATTGTCGCAAGATGCTCATGAAGCTATAAGACCTACAGATGTAAGTTTAACACCTGAGAAAATTAAAGAATATTTAAATGAAGATCAATTTAAACTTTATTCAATAATATGGGAAAGATTTGTCTCCAGTTTTATGAAACCTGTGAAAATAGAAGTTTTAGATATTTCTATCAACTATGAAGGAATAATATTTAAGACAACTAAGAGGAGAGTTGTGGAAAAAGGATATCTCGAAGTTTATAAAAAATTAAAATTACCAATATCTTTTGAAGAGTTTCCAGATATTAAAAAAGGAGAATTGTTCCCCCTATATTTTTATGAGTTAGAAAAAAACTTTACTGAACCTCCAGCAAGATATGATGAAGGAACTCTTATAAAGAAGTTAAAGGAGAGTGGTATAGGTAGACCTTCTACTTATGCTACAATTGTTTCTACCTTAAAAGAGAGAAATTATGTAGTTGTAGAAAATAAAAAACTTGTACCGACTAAAATAGGTAAAATTGTTTGTGATCTATTAGTAGAAAATTTCCCAGAACATTTTAAATATGATTTTACTAGAGAAATGGAAGAGGAGTTAGATAAAATTGAAAATGGAAATTCGAATTATTTAAAAGTTTTAAAAGGTTTTTGGAATGGTTTTGAGCCATATTTGCAAAAGTTTTTAAAAATTGAGTCTGTAAAAGATAAAATTAAAGAGGAAACTTCCATAAAATGTGAACTTTGTGGAGGAAAGATGATTAAAAAATTTAGTAAATATGGTGAGTTTGTTGGTTGCGAAAATTATCCTAAGTGTAAAAATATAAAGAATTATACTTTTGGAGTATGCCCTCAATGCGGAACTGGCTTAATTATTAAAAGAGTGTCAAAAAATAAGAAGAAATATTTTGCGGGTTGTTCAAATTTTCCAAATTGCAACTGGGTTGGTTTTAGTAAAAAATTATCTTATTTAAAATGCGATAAATGTGGTGAATTAATAGTTAATATAAATGGTGAAATATTTAAGTGTGTAAATAAAGATTGTGGAAAAGAATTTAGTAAAGATGATTTGAAAAAACTTAAAATTTAA
- a CDS encoding tetratricopeptide repeat protein yields MKKKFFYLIVNKLLLNLKIITLILLLIVLYSCSGKSWELYKANKLLARNDLPSLFEAKKIYEKYSSDLTAREGLKNVNKKIGEVYFYDEKFKDALPYFLESLEIDPVQAETNYYAGVCYANLISSEIIEKRRKDYIENALKHYERAISISPKYETAYYAMGVFYLYQMDDYLEAKKYIEKVLELNPDHIRALFVMGQIYYLMGDKQSSLNIYLDLLKKLPKGDSRIDQVKKNIEQIQNELKNK; encoded by the coding sequence ATGAAAAAGAAATTTTTTTATTTAATTGTCAATAAATTGTTGTTAAATTTGAAAATTATAACACTAATTTTGTTATTAATAGTTTTATATTCATGTTCAGGTAAATCTTGGGAACTTTATAAAGCTAATAAACTTTTAGCTAGAAACGATCTTCCTTCGCTTTTTGAAGCAAAAAAAATTTATGAAAAGTATAGCAGTGATTTGACAGCAAGAGAAGGGTTAAAAAATGTTAATAAAAAAATTGGAGAAGTCTACTTTTATGATGAAAAATTTAAAGATGCGCTGCCTTATTTTTTAGAAAGTTTGGAGATTGACCCTGTTCAAGCTGAAACAAACTATTATGCTGGTGTCTGTTATGCTAATTTAATTTCATCTGAAATTATCGAAAAGAGAAGGAAAGATTATATAGAAAATGCTTTAAAACATTATGAGAGGGCTATTAGTATATCTCCTAAATATGAAACTGCTTATTATGCTATGGGGGTTTTTTATTTATATCAAATGGATGATTATTTAGAAGCAAAAAAATATATTGAAAAAGTATTAGAATTAAACCCTGATCATATAAGAGCTCTATTTGTAATGGGACAAATATATTATTTGATGGGAGATAAACAATCCTCTTTAAATATTTACCTTGATTTATTAAAAAAATTACCAAAAGGCGATTCAAGAATTGATCAGGTTAAAAAGAATATTGAACAAATTCAAAATGAATTAAAAAATAAATGA
- the dut gene encoding dUTP diphosphatase: protein MVKIKIVSKNKNFKSPFFQTEGASGIDLYADIDDDLMIKPLERVLIKTGIILEIPEGYEAQIRPRSGLAIKHGITVLNSPGTIDSDYRGEICVILINLSSEEFVVKPLSRIAQLVFAKVYKPEIQIVDDLSETKRGSGGFGSTGI, encoded by the coding sequence ATGGTAAAAATTAAAATAGTTTCTAAAAATAAAAATTTTAAATCTCCATTCTTTCAAACTGAAGGTGCTTCAGGGATTGATCTTTATGCTGATATTGATGATGATTTAATGATAAAACCTCTTGAGAGGGTTCTTATTAAAACTGGTATTATTTTAGAAATCCCTGAAGGATATGAAGCACAAATTAGACCGCGATCTGGGCTTGCTATAAAACATGGAATAACTGTTTTAAACTCTCCAGGAACAATTGATTCTGATTATAGAGGAGAAATTTGTGTTATTTTAATAAATTTATCAAGTGAAGAATTTGTTGTTAAACCTCTTTCTAGGATTGCTCAACTTGTTTTTGCAAAGGTTTATAAACCTGAAATTCAAATAGTAGATGATTTATCAGAAACCAAGAGAGGTTCTGGAGGTTTTGGAAGTACTGGGATTTAG
- a CDS encoding polyribonucleotide nucleotidyltransferase: protein MENIKIFQIEVANQKFIFEIGELARQANGSVLGRQGGTAVLSASVMSENELDLDFFPLTVNYFEKAYAAGKFPGGYIKREGKPSDREILISRLIDRSVRPLFPDYFNREVQITTYAVSSDQNTQTDILAINTSSLSLLISDIPFSKPVAAVRVGYINNNIVINPTINELLESELDIVIAGTKDAILMIEGSAHEISEEVFYDACIVAHKEIQKLVEFFENIYKEVSKPKIEIKEPIRWEVIDNLIKKVIKEELEKALYIYEKKARSEALKNVKENFFSKIWSENIEFIKDNIDISSSFDEFDDDKSKLIKLKNYFKKYYSNIFDEFTRELMRKNILEKGLRADGRSLDDIRPITIKLGLFDYTHGSALFTRGETQSLAITTLGTVLDQQKVDDIEGEEQKRFMLHYNFPPFSVGEVGRYGSPGRREIGHGHLAERSLEAIIPDFEEFPYTIRVVSEILESNGSSSMASVCGGSLSLFNAGVPIKKHVAGIAMGLITEGDKYAILSDIMGLEDHLGDMDFKVAGTKDGITGFQMDVKIEGISYDIFKKALLKAKEGRLKILDIIYKACLDKNSSLSPVAPKIKIIKIDQEKIGLVIGPGGKNIRAITAETNSTINIGEDGTVTISNKDLKKIDETIEHILALVNDEIEIGNVYIGIVKKILDFGIIVEFAQGKVGLIHISELAPIRVDNINSLYKIGDKIKVRLIKIDPTGKYSLSHKEFFNGKN from the coding sequence ATGGAAAACATTAAAATATTTCAAATTGAAGTTGCAAATCAAAAATTTATATTTGAAATTGGAGAATTAGCAAGACAAGCAAATGGGTCAGTTCTTGGAAGGCAAGGAGGGACTGCTGTATTATCCGCATCTGTTATGTCCGAAAATGAACTTGATCTTGATTTTTTCCCTTTAACAGTTAACTATTTTGAGAAAGCTTATGCAGCGGGAAAATTCCCAGGAGGATATATAAAAAGGGAAGGAAAACCATCTGATAGAGAGATTTTAATTTCAAGATTGATAGATAGATCAGTAAGACCACTTTTCCCAGATTATTTTAATAGAGAGGTTCAAATAACAACTTATGCAGTTTCATCGGATCAAAATACTCAAACAGATATTCTTGCAATAAATACTTCATCTCTTTCTCTTTTAATTTCAGATATTCCTTTTTCAAAACCAGTTGCTGCTGTTAGGGTAGGTTATATAAATAACAATATTGTTATTAATCCTACCATTAATGAACTTCTTGAGAGTGAATTAGATATCGTCATAGCTGGAACAAAAGATGCTATACTTATGATAGAAGGAAGTGCTCACGAAATTAGTGAAGAAGTTTTTTATGATGCATGTATTGTTGCTCATAAAGAGATCCAAAAGTTGGTTGAGTTTTTTGAAAATATTTATAAAGAGGTAAGTAAACCAAAGATAGAAATTAAGGAACCTATTAGATGGGAGGTAATTGATAATCTAATAAAAAAAGTGATAAAAGAAGAACTTGAAAAGGCTTTATATATTTATGAGAAAAAAGCTAGATCTGAGGCTTTGAAAAATGTTAAAGAAAACTTTTTTTCTAAAATATGGTCAGAAAATATTGAATTTATTAAAGACAATATAGATATTAGTAGTTCTTTTGATGAATTTGATGATGATAAAAGCAAATTGATTAAATTAAAAAATTATTTTAAAAAATATTATTCAAATATTTTTGATGAGTTTACAAGGGAATTAATGAGAAAAAATATTCTTGAAAAAGGCCTGAGAGCTGATGGTAGATCTTTAGATGATATAAGACCTATAACTATTAAGCTTGGTTTATTTGATTATACTCATGGTTCTGCACTCTTTACAAGGGGAGAGACTCAAAGTCTTGCTATTACAACTTTAGGTACAGTTCTTGATCAACAGAAAGTCGATGATATAGAAGGAGAAGAACAGAAAAGATTCATGCTTCATTATAATTTCCCACCATTTTCTGTTGGAGAGGTAGGTAGATACGGGTCACCTGGGAGAAGGGAAATAGGGCACGGACATCTTGCAGAAAGATCTCTTGAGGCAATAATTCCAGATTTTGAAGAATTTCCATATACAATAAGAGTTGTTTCAGAAATTTTAGAATCAAATGGTTCTTCATCTATGGCTTCAGTATGTGGGGGTTCCCTTTCACTATTTAATGCTGGAGTTCCTATTAAAAAACATGTAGCTGGAATAGCCATGGGTTTAATAACAGAGGGAGATAAATATGCTATTCTTTCTGATATAATGGGACTTGAAGATCATTTAGGAGATATGGATTTTAAAGTTGCAGGGACTAAAGATGGAATAACTGGTTTTCAGATGGATGTTAAAATTGAAGGAATATCTTATGATATATTTAAAAAAGCATTATTAAAAGCAAAGGAAGGTAGATTAAAAATTCTTGATATTATTTATAAAGCTTGTCTTGATAAAAATAGTTCACTTTCTCCAGTTGCACCTAAAATTAAAATTATTAAAATTGACCAGGAAAAAATAGGTTTAGTTATTGGTCCAGGGGGCAAAAATATAAGAGCTATTACAGCAGAGACTAATTCTACTATAAATATTGGGGAAGATGGTACTGTTACTATTTCAAATAAAGATTTAAAGAAAATTGATGAGACTATTGAACATATTTTAGCTCTTGTTAATGATGAAATAGAGATAGGAAATGTTTATATTGGAATAGTTAAAAAGATACTTGATTTTGGAATTATTGTAGAATTTGCTCAAGGCAAAGTGGGATTAATTCATATTTCAGAACTTGCACCAATAAGGGTTGATAATATAAATTCCCTTTATAAAATTGGTGATAAAATAAAAGTTAGACTTATTAAAATAGATCCTACTGGAAAATATTCTTTAAGTCATAAAGAGTTTTTTAATGGTAAAAATTAA
- a CDS encoding phosphoribosylaminoimidazolesuccinocarboxamide synthase produces the protein MGSVKDLKVIKEPSENISGEGIFVFSDRYSVFDWGEMPDHIQNKGEAINILSAYFFELLEKKGIKTHYKGILFGDNEKLFTVEDLKNEIYKNKNHVNYNYKDQNRFDKMKIKLVNVYKPNLLNNNYNYDVYKIKTSNFLLPLEIIYRNKITEGSSFLKRFRENKINLLDYDLDKFPEIDVFLNKPIFDFSTKLEITDRYINRYEAQKISGLNNFEMNKLIELLMSINNIISEEYNRLGFENIDGKIEVAFDENRDFMVVDVVGTLDECRFFYEGVHLSKEILRIYYRNSEWYKDLEYAKKKDRFNWKEICKSKPEKLPEDLKKAISSIYCYVTNKIIGFDYFKNIFDLKDSIKIIKNYIVV, from the coding sequence ATGGGGTCAGTTAAAGATTTAAAAGTAATAAAAGAACCTTCTGAAAATATATCTGGCGAAGGTATTTTTGTTTTTTCTGATAGATATTCTGTTTTTGATTGGGGTGAGATGCCAGATCATATTCAAAATAAGGGAGAGGCAATAAATATTCTTTCGGCATATTTTTTTGAATTACTAGAAAAAAAAGGCATCAAAACTCACTATAAAGGGATCCTATTTGGAGATAATGAAAAACTATTTACAGTTGAAGATTTAAAAAATGAAATATATAAAAATAAAAATCATGTTAATTATAATTATAAAGATCAAAATAGATTTGATAAAATGAAAATAAAACTTGTAAATGTTTATAAACCTAATCTTTTGAATAATAATTACAATTATGATGTTTATAAAATCAAAACTTCAAATTTTTTACTTCCACTTGAAATTATTTACAGAAATAAAATAACAGAAGGTAGCTCTTTCTTGAAAAGATTCAGAGAAAATAAAATAAATCTTTTGGATTATGACCTTGATAAATTTCCTGAAATAGATGTTTTCTTGAATAAACCAATCTTTGATTTTTCTACAAAATTGGAAATTACTGATAGATATATTAATAGGTATGAAGCTCAAAAGATATCTGGGCTAAATAATTTTGAAATGAATAAATTAATAGAGCTTTTAATGTCCATTAATAATATTATTTCTGAAGAATATAATAGATTAGGGTTTGAAAATATAGATGGAAAAATAGAGGTTGCTTTTGATGAAAACAGAGATTTTATGGTGGTTGATGTAGTTGGAACTCTTGATGAATGTAGGTTTTTTTATGAAGGAGTTCATTTAAGTAAGGAGATTTTAAGAATATACTATAGAAATAGTGAATGGTATAAAGATTTAGAATATGCTAAAAAAAAGGATAGATTTAACTGGAAAGAGATATGTAAAAGTAAACCAGAAAAACTTCCTGAAGACTTAAAAAAAGCTATATCCTCTATATATTGCTATGTTACAAATAAAATAATTGGATTTGATTATTTTAAAAATATTTTTGATTTAAAAGATTCTATTAAGATTATTAAGAATTATATAGTAGTTTGA
- the rpsO gene encoding 30S ribosomal protein S15, with product MSLTKEKKIEIIKSFGKNDKDTGSTEVQIALFTERINNISSHLEKNPKDHSSRRGLMKLVGKRRRLLEYLRREDLEKYKEIINKLDLRK from the coding sequence ATGTCTTTGACTAAAGAAAAAAAGATTGAAATAATTAAAAGCTTTGGGAAAAATGATAAAGATACAGGTTCTACAGAGGTACAAATAGCACTATTTACTGAAAGAATAAATAATATTTCTTCTCATCTTGAAAAAAATCCTAAAGATCATAGTAGTAGAAGAGGTTTGATGAAACTTGTTGGAAAAAGAAGAAGACTCCTTGAGTATTTGAGAAGAGAAGATTTAGAAAAATATAAAGAGATTATCAATAAATTAGATTTAAGAAAATAA
- a CDS encoding DNA-protecting protein DprA, whose amino-acid sequence MKWKNKFNKIDLISFFLIDEKVISLKNKIKLFYYFNEDIDEILKFKYESWNKIIKIKESELKIKENAIKEKWDYFKEQASNLIEGKIKKKDHININVITIYDENYPLRVPGLIFDKEFLKPSPVIFYIGNIEILFEEQQKYVSIVGSRNILEISKEMTVKISSYYSKNGYIVVSGFAKGVDFFAHLAAIENGGKTLAVVGNGLDIIYPAENLVLYKKMLNGNSLLISEYPPGTMPFKQNFYVRNRLIAFIGNKIYFIQGAIPSGGLITAKYSIKFGKEVYSFFKKDDKRYEGNIEISRTNNDKVKLFNFFSNGQHFLIENNFFSIYKNKNNNFDDKLFVSNLNKLILSYFILKPYSDFNKIVKFINDNEIKIDIKIILRTIVDLIKKNKIKISNGLYYYPIYNNIKIEDTIFDQLIGFC is encoded by the coding sequence ATGAAATGGAAAAATAAATTTAATAAAATAGATTTAATCTCTTTTTTTCTAATAGATGAAAAGGTTATTTCTCTTAAAAACAAAATTAAATTATTTTACTATTTTAATGAAGATATAGATGAAATATTGAAATTTAAATATGAAAGTTGGAATAAAATTATTAAAATAAAAGAAAGTGAATTAAAGATAAAAGAAAATGCAATAAAAGAAAAATGGGATTATTTCAAGGAGCAAGCTTCCAATTTAATAGAAGGAAAAATTAAAAAAAAAGATCACATTAATATTAATGTTATTACAATTTATGATGAAAATTATCCATTGAGAGTACCAGGATTAATTTTTGATAAGGAATTCCTTAAACCTTCACCTGTGATTTTTTATATTGGAAATATAGAAATTTTATTTGAAGAACAACAAAAATATGTTTCCATTGTAGGTTCAAGAAATATACTTGAAATTTCTAAAGAGATGACAGTAAAAATTTCATCTTATTATTCAAAAAATGGTTATATTGTTGTTTCTGGTTTTGCTAAGGGGGTTGATTTTTTTGCTCATTTAGCTGCAATAGAAAATGGTGGAAAAACATTAGCAGTTGTTGGTAATGGACTTGATATAATTTATCCTGCTGAAAACTTGGTCTTATACAAGAAGATGTTGAATGGTAATTCTCTATTAATATCTGAATATCCACCAGGTACAATGCCTTTTAAACAAAATTTTTATGTTAGAAATAGACTTATTGCTTTTATTGGTAATAAAATATATTTCATCCAAGGAGCAATTCCTTCTGGAGGACTAATAACTGCTAAATATTCTATAAAATTTGGGAAAGAAGTTTATTCATTTTTTAAAAAAGATGATAAAAGATATGAAGGTAATATTGAAATTTCTAGAACTAATAATGATAAAGTAAAGTTGTTTAATTTTTTTTCAAATGGGCAACACTTTTTAATAGAAAATAACTTTTTTAGTATTTATAAAAATAAAAACAATAATTTTGATGATAAGCTATTTGTAAGTAACTTAAATAAGTTAATATTGAGCTATTTTATTTTGAAACCATATTCAGATTTTAATAAAATAGTTAAATTTATTAATGATAATGAAATAAAAATTGATATTAAAATAATATTGAGAACTATCGTTGATTTAATAAAAAAAAATAAAATAAAAATATCAAATGGTCTTTACTATTACCCAATTTATAATAATATTAAAATTGAAGACACTATTTTTGATCAATTAATAGGATTTTGCTAA
- a CDS encoding ribonuclease J, with the protein MAVLRIIPIGGLGEIGRNMTLFETENTLIAIDCGVMFPSYDLYGIDLVIPDFDYIRSKREKFKALFLTHGHEDHIGGIPYLIKEFGKVNIYGTKLTNAFIKNRLIGLNNFIDLNFIELNQRFKYKVGDFILIPFRVNHSIADSVGFIIETKYGNIVYTGDFKIDNTPVDGETFDFYSLAEAKERGVLLLLSDSTNSMSQGFSESEKKISGTLEKLIKESKGRIIFATFSTNIHRIQQIAEISIKNGKHIFVSGMSLEKNIKIAKELGYLDINDNFIHPIQDINDFPNKEKVIIVTGTQGEPLSVLSKIADDNFKFLSIEKGDIVVFSSSTIPGNEPLVVRIINKLYKLGAKVYNKEIEDVHVSGHASAEELKIMLNLTKPSYFIPVHGELRHLYAHAELAKMVGIKDENIFILSNGDVIEIDENRIEKVTNLELNEVFIDGKGIGDIPDIVIKDRKILGTNGVVFVLLTVNKKNLELISNPEIVTRGFIYVNDSEEFIEKSVKLVIKIYQKWLDDTINDRKSVNFTNLKNKIRSILQKYYKRVLDREPMILSMIVEIEEN; encoded by the coding sequence GTGGCTGTGTTAAGGATTATTCCTATTGGTGGGTTAGGTGAAATTGGTAGAAATATGACTCTGTTTGAAACTGAAAACACTTTAATTGCAATAGATTGTGGTGTAATGTTTCCATCTTATGATTTATATGGGATTGACCTTGTTATTCCTGATTTTGATTATATAAGGTCAAAAAGGGAAAAGTTTAAAGCTTTATTTTTAACTCATGGGCATGAAGACCATATTGGTGGAATCCCTTATTTAATTAAAGAATTTGGCAAAGTAAATATTTATGGTACAAAACTTACAAATGCTTTTATTAAAAACCGATTAATTGGATTAAATAATTTTATTGATTTAAATTTTATAGAATTAAATCAAAGGTTTAAGTATAAGGTTGGTGATTTTATTTTAATACCGTTTAGAGTTAATCACTCTATAGCCGATTCTGTAGGATTTATTATAGAGACAAAGTATGGCAATATTGTTTATACAGGTGATTTTAAAATAGATAATACACCGGTGGATGGGGAGACATTTGATTTTTATAGCTTGGCTGAAGCAAAAGAAAGAGGGGTACTTCTTCTTTTATCTGATTCAACTAATTCTATGAGTCAAGGGTTTTCTGAGTCAGAAAAAAAAATTTCAGGCACACTTGAAAAATTAATTAAAGAATCTAAAGGAAGAATAATATTTGCAACTTTTTCTACAAATATACATAGAATACAACAAATTGCTGAAATCTCAATTAAAAATGGAAAACATATATTTGTTTCTGGCATGTCTCTTGAAAAGAATATTAAGATTGCAAAGGAACTTGGATATCTTGATATAAATGATAATTTTATACACCCTATTCAAGATATAAATGATTTTCCTAATAAGGAAAAAGTTATTATTGTTACAGGAACTCAAGGAGAACCTCTCTCTGTTTTAAGTAAAATAGCTGATGATAATTTTAAATTTTTAAGTATAGAAAAAGGAGATATTGTTGTTTTTTCATCATCTACTATCCCAGGAAATGAACCACTAGTTGTTAGAATTATTAATAAACTTTATAAACTTGGAGCAAAGGTTTATAATAAAGAAATAGAGGATGTACATGTTTCAGGACATGCATCTGCTGAAGAACTAAAAATTATGTTAAATCTTACAAAACCATCATATTTTATTCCTGTTCATGGAGAATTAAGGCATCTTTATGCTCATGCAGAACTTGCAAAAATGGTAGGAATAAAAGATGAAAATATATTTATTCTATCAAATGGTGATGTTATTGAGATAGATGAAAATAGAATAGAAAAGGTTACTAACCTTGAATTGAATGAAGTTTTCATAGATGGAAAGGGTATAGGAGATATCCCAGATATTGTTATTAAAGATAGAAAAATATTAGGAACAAACGGGGTTGTTTTTGTTTTACTAACTGTAAATAAAAAAAATCTTGAGCTTATTTCAAACCCGGAAATTGTTACAAGAGGGTTTATTTATGTGAATGATTCAGAAGAATTTATTGAAAAAAGTGTCAAACTTGTTATAAAGATATACCAAAAATGGCTTGATGATACTATTAATGATAGGAAAAGCGTAAACTTTACAAACTTAAAAAATAAAATTAGATCCATTTTACAAAAATATTATAAGAGAGTACTTGATAGAGAACCTATGATACTATCTATGATTGTGGAGATAGAAGAAAACTGA
- a CDS encoding CheB methylesterase domain-containing protein, with amino-acid sequence MKNLKNELKTSTNILSTPFKYKIILIGSSTGGVTCLQKIVENLNPNLPPIIIIQHMPENYTANFAKRLNDISKLFVKEAEDGDILQINYIYIAKGGKHLTLDYFLDKDKMVKYKIKLSDIEKYNYIKPSIDITFISASNIFNQNILAILLTGMGKDGAEGLKIIKDRGGYTIIQDRDSAVVWGMPGHAYKIGAYHEILHIEDIADRIMELVNKDQTTI; translated from the coding sequence ATGAAAAATTTAAAAAATGAGCTTAAGACATCTACAAATATTTTGTCAACACCATTTAAATATAAAATAATATTAATAGGCTCCTCTACAGGTGGAGTAACTTGTCTTCAAAAAATAGTTGAAAATTTGAATCCAAATTTACCACCAATAATAATAATACAACATATGCCAGAAAATTATACTGCAAATTTTGCAAAAAGATTAAATGATATATCAAAATTATTTGTTAAAGAAGCTGAAGATGGTGATATTCTTCAAATTAACTATATTTATATTGCAAAAGGTGGAAAACACTTAACATTAGATTATTTTCTAGATAAAGACAAAATGGTTAAATATAAAATTAAACTTTCAGATATTGAAAAATATAATTACATTAAACCTTCAATAGATATTACTTTCATAAGTGCAAGTAATATTTTTAACCAAAATATTCTTGCTATTTTACTTACTGGAATGGGGAAAGATGGAGCTGAAGGACTTAAAATTATTAAAGATCGCGGTGGTTATACCATAATACAGGATAGAGATTCTGCAGTTGTATGGGGAATGCCAGGTCATGCTTATAAAATAGGTGCATATCACGAAATTTTGCATATAGAAGACATTGCAGATAGAATAATGGAACTTGTAAATAAAGATCAAACTACTATATAA